CAATGTCCTCTTTCTGGGCTGGAGAAGAGGCCAGTATCAGATCGTGGCCCAGGGAAGAGGCCAATACCAGATCCAGGCATAGGGCTAAACATCAGCCTAACCCCAGGTCCAGGCCCAGATCCAAGCAAGATCCCTATGTTGATTCTTGGTCTGGGTCTGAGGAGGAGTCTGGCAATCCATTTTGCTTGTGGGCTGGAGAAAATACCAATAACTTgttcaagcccagagtcaggGATGAGGAAACTATGAGGTCCAAGCttaggacaaagagagaggactTTTTTGAGTCTGAGTCTGAAGATGAGTACTCTAAGGAGTCCTGGTTTTTGCCTGGAGAAGAGGCCAATGGTAGATTCAGGACCAGAGACCAGGAAGAGCCTAATACTGTCTTGAAGCCCAAGGGCCAGAAAGATGTTAATAACAGTGGTAGGGTCAAACAAGAGCCCAGGTTTGAAGAGGAAGTCATTATTGGGTCCTGGTTCTGGGCAGAAAAAGAGGCCAGTATGGAGGCTGGGGCTTTGGCCATCTGTGAATCTACACCAAGGTCTGAGGAGGGGGCCATTGGTGGATCCTTGCTCTGGACTGAGGAAAAGTCCAATTTGGGGGCTGTGGCCAGAGAAGAGGCCAGGCCAGAGTCTGAAGAAGAGGCCATATTTGGGTCCTGGTTCTGGGATAGGGATGAGGCCTGCTTTGATCTAAATCCCAGTCCTGTGTATAAGGCTAGTTCCAGGTTCAGAGATTCAGCTGAAGAGGAACTTAAAGCATCATCCAGGCCCCAAACCTGGGAAGAGGTCACTGTTGAATTCAAACCTGGTCCTTGTCATGGGGTTGGCTTCCCATCCCCAAGCTCCTTTAGAATTCCTGAAGAAGCAGCATCTGTATTCTCTGACATGTTTGAGGGAAAGCCCAAGAATTTGGAATTTTCCCCAGAAGGGGAAGGACAGGAATCTTTTCTTCAGTCTGATCAGCCTGAACCTGAGTTCCCATTTCATTATGATCCATCCTACAGGTCAGTCAGGGAAATTCGGGAGCATCTTAAGGCCAGGGAGAGTGTAGCACCTGAGAGTTGGTCCTGCAGCTGCATACAATGTGAGCTTAAAATTGGTACTGGAGAATTTGAAGAACTCCTTCTATTAATGGACAAAATCCGAGATCCTTTTATTCATGAAATATCTAAAATCGCAATGGGTATGAGAAGTGCTTCTCAATTTACCCGAGATTTCATTCGGGATTCAGGTGTTGTCTCACTTATTGAAACCTTGCTCAATTATCCCTCCTCCCGAGTTAGGACAAGTTTTTTGGAAAATATGATTCACATGGCTCCACCTTACCCAAATCTAAACATGATTGAGACATTCATATGTCAAGTGTGTGAAGAAACCCTTGCTCATAGTGTGAGTTCTCCTGAGCAGCTGCTTGGATTAAGGATGCTTAGACACCTCACTACAACTACTGACTATCACACACTGGTTGCCAATTATATGTCtgggtttttctctttattaaccACAGGCAATGCAAGAACAAAGTTTCATGTTCTAAAAATGCTATTGAATTTGTCCGAAAATCCTGTTGTGGCAAAAAAACTATTCAGTGCCAAAGCTCTATCAATATTTGTGGGTCTCTTTAACATAGAAGAGACAAATGATAATATTCAAATTGTTATTAAGATGTTTCAGAATATCagtaatattataaaaaatggaaCTATGTCTTTAATTGATGATGATTTCAATCTTGAGCCACTTATTTCTGCATTCCATGAATTTGAGAAGTTAGCTAAGGAACTACAAGTCCAAATAGACAATCAAAATGATCCTGAGATGGGACGACAAAGCTAGTGTGAATAACCACCTGCCTTTGATCAGCCTTATGTTCCCAAAGAGCCCTGAGTAGTGCTTTGGTTTTCACAGTCTGGTTTTATGTTGTAACTTATATTTTAATGCTGATGTTAACTTTGTCCAATCCTTGGTTTGAGCTGGATCATTTTGTGGATGCCAAATGAATAttagaactgaaaacatatttgtTGATATTTGTCTTGCTGTCCAGATTGCAATATCTTTTTTGGTATTGAGCTTCCAGTGAACTGAGTCGCCTATGTAAGCTACCCTGCTATTTGTTGTTTAAACATATGGTTCTCTATTCAAGTCTGTGTTTTCAATAAAGGTCTATGTGAAAATTGGCAAAAGTGATCCTTCAGTTTGAAATCCAGGTACAGATACATTGTGCACACTTACAAATACAGATAACTGGTAGTATGACAAACACCCTCATTGGAAAATCCCATTCCTAGAGTTTGAGAAAGGAGAGATTACTGTGTGCTGGTGGTATTTGAGAAATGCTTCAACAAAGAGGGACCCACTTAAACTAGTGTAGGATAAGACAAACCATTAGGTCATTCTCTGAAGTGAGGAGTGGGAAGAAAAGTGTGAATAAATGTGCATGATTGGGAAACCTGTCCTAGTAGCATGGATTTAGCCTATCTGCCTGGAATAGGTTAAGACAAATTTAGTGAGGGATGCAGTTGGAATGAGGCCAGCTTGGAGAACTAAGTCAGCCAAATCTGCACATTTTACAAATCCTAGTACTGTTGTTGCTTCATTGCCACCTAAAGAGTGAAAGAGTACAATGGCACACAAATTGAGTCAGGAATAATATTTCCTTTGTGTTCCTAGTCCAAGGAAGGTATTAAGGAAATtatgcagctttaaaaaaagtatttattggcATGAAATTATACTGATGCTTTAATGTCAAGTGAAACAGAAGATTGTGATATCTGGAAAATTGGATCCCATTTTAAAATCTTGTGTGTAAATACACATAGTTTCTATGTAACTTCAATATGCCTAAGAAACTTCATACATTCAATAGTCTGGAATAAAATACCATAGTAAAAGAATTTTCAGAGACAATCATTGGGGAGATACAAAAATTACTAagggtttttccttttaatatgcttGTATCTAGTGCCTCAAGTTATATGTGGACATATTGGAACAGACACAGTTACATGAAAAGATTGAGCTATcagtgttaaaaaatgtttagagatAATAACATTTAGAAAAGTTGGAAAGTAATGAGACTTCTGAAAGACTAATGAAATGCTTCAAAAAATTATCAAGGTTACTAAGTTTATAGTAGTCTTTTGAGTGTACAAAGATGGTAATGTTTTCACATGATAGTTACACTCAAAAGATCATGTTTCCTTTTAGAATAACAATAACATTCAAAATAGTGATGcttgcacagcattgtgaatatacttaacaccacactgaattgtacactttaaaatggttaaaaggaTTAAGTTTTACTTTGTGTGTATTTTccataataataagtaaatagatTATGCCATACCATCAGACAGAAGAATTGTATAAGTCAGGGACAGAGTTGGTCCCAGACTTGCAGGAaacatcatattttattatttttagacatGGTGAAATGTTTTGTCTGAGGAtgctaatttttgaaaaagtaatatgACTTGTGAATTAGAAATGTTTATGTGATTTTTTCAACACAAGGAACTGCTAAGAATATGAAAATGGTTAAAGGAGATACGTATATATCACATacacaatataataatataaacaaaatatatgtatattaagtttaatacacagaaaaatagtaaatgttaGGATAAAATTTCTAGGTTAAATACAAAACTAGTTAGTATTCTAAGGGCAATACGTTGTAACCATTGATGTTATCTGTCCACTGAACGTAAATCATTTCCATATCCGTTAGACAAAATATCTACAAGTTAACATTGGCCTCTCAGGGTTGAAAACTTGCTCAATAGAGAATGAAGCCCAGCACTACTGGAATAATATCCAGCACCCATGTTGTCTTTACTCAagttttgtataatttttctgACCATGCAACATGTTTTTTCCCCACTTGATTCTGATATGCACGGTTTATGGAAGTAGGACAAAGTGGCAGTTTTGCCTACCTTCACAAACCACAAGTGTTAACAGAAATCATCCTGGTAGTGGACATGGTAATTTGAATGTTTGTTTTacttatcaatattttttaagacaggttctgtgtgtgtgtgtgtgtgtgtgtgtgtgtgtgtgtgttaatatgtCGCCCGAGTATCACACAGATTAATAAAAATCACTTCCTCTTCAAACTCCTTTCTCATCGAGTATTCCTCACCAGCCCTGTGCTCCTAAAGAGCAAGGCCCAGGCCTAGCGCTAGCGCTGGAAGCTCCGGCTCTAAATCCAGCCTTCCTTAAGCTCTCTATCTTCACCTGGAGCGTCAGATTCTTCTAGTAAGCATCTCAACCTCAGGGGCAGAAGATTCTTCCATCCATGATGCAGGGATGCGGCAGACCGACCGACTACACGGTCACGTGAAGCTAGTGGTGGGTCACGTGACCATGCTCTCTCTTGCGCAAGCACAGAGGCGTGTCGTACTGAAAGCGGACAGGAAGGATATACACCTGACAACTGACACACGGCCGTGGGAGGAGTGGTAGAATATTGGGCTGAGTGGGTGGGTGTCTCTCCATGCTGCACTAACCTGAAAACGGATCTCTCAGGCGAGTGCAATTACAGCATTTGTTGGTAGAGGGCACAACCCCTCAGCCTATTGCCAGCGTCTTAGCCGGGGTCAGTCTTTTGCCCAGGAACTCAAGAGGCAGGAAGTCATCCTGCAGGAGGCAAACGCGGAGAGAAGCAGCGGTTGCTGTTGGAGGAGGTGGGTGCGAGGCTGGGAAATGTCATCCATGGGATGTGGTGGCTGAGAATAAGTCCTGGTGCAAGAAGTGCCTCGGACCTTACTGGgtctctgcttctgccttctgaaaacccctccctcactcccaggCTCCCCGCCCAGCCCAGCTGTGTGTGGCTTTGTTACTGTGTGTCCAGTAAGGGAGGTGGACACAAGGAGGGAGTTGGTTTCAGGGGAGACCAGAGAAAGGAAACGGTGAGGTGACAATTCCTGAACTCCTGAGGCGCTGGATTGTGACAATGGTATTGGGAActagggcaggctgccccaaaatatgccattttggcATGCAGATTATTTGGAACTGAAAACAATTGCCCAAAAGGCTCAGGAGGAAACTTTGACCTCCTCCACTAATTGCCTGAGGAAAATTTAGGTTGAGGACCTGCTGCAGGAAGACAACTACTTCCATAGATAACCACAGTATATGAGCTAGGGGTGGTTGACAGGGAGGAATTTAGCAAAGTATCTGTTAAAATTCCTTTGTATGTCCTATTGTTTGTGTATGTACTCCCATATTTGGTTAccaaatattcattctttttgaattgctttccttccctttgaagtcccaaaTCCCTACCTTTCTTAGTTGGGTATGGCAAATTACCTCATTTTACCTGTCTTTGGAATCTCCTGTCTGTGTGAGTTCCCTATATGTATGaatttaaatcttatttcattttatttttatttatttgatctgTCTCATCAATTTAATTCTTACTCCAACTAGAAAAATCTTGAaggttagaaggaaaaaaaaaattcctcaacaaTGGGAACCATGAGCTGCACTCCTTTCCTCTCACCTAGTTGGCATTCACTCTGTCTGTCTTCCAAATGTTGGGGATGACTGAGACCAGACCAAATTTGGGGGGATGGTGGGGGAAAAGGAGGCAGGGATATATCTGCCTTATATTCCAAGGTTCCAGCTTCCAACAGATGCAAGAGTAGAATAAACCCCAATCTGAGAAGCTCTAAGGAATGGGGAAGGGAACAGACTCAGGAGGAGGGAACCTGGGGGCTTTGTGCCCTTCACATGGGATTTCTCATTAGGAAACCATCAAGTTTCTCCTCTCCCAAGAGGATCCTTGGATCTTAGCCCCAGGCAGCAGCTCCTTCCCTCTAGGAACACAAAAGTTTCTTATTGATCTGAGCCTCCCTCCCACTGTTGTCCTGGGCCTCAGAAGAGGTTCTTTCTGGGAATCACTGAcagaaactcttgatctcacatgATTCCCTCTGTAGacactttgctttcttccttgcaCTGTGTTCTCTGCTCCCTTCTTAGGGCTTGTTTCTTTGGTCTCATCCTAGGTACCAGCCCTTGGTAAATACTTAACCTCTTTCTATTTGAATGCCCCCCCCACCCATGCCTCCACTGGATAGTTTAGGAAGTGTCACCAGGAAGTAATGAGTTTTCCTAACTAAGCCTTCTCATATCCTTATTTTTGTACTCAGTATAGAGTTGAAATCATGTCATAATAATATTTCAGGCCCacctttttacatttaaaagctAGGATTGAGCAGAAGGCATGTGAGATAAAATTACAGAGATTGAGACCTAGGACTACCTCTTCCTCTCTTACTTCTTGCCTGCTTTGTTATTATCCCCTTCCCTCCACTCTCCAGAATTCTGGTAATACATGTATTGGGTTCAATATTCAGGTTATAGTCTTTCCCCTCAAGCTCTGTTTTCTATTATCTGTGTGTTTTTAGAATTTGACAAACGAGAATACCTCAAACATAGTGTGGCataagaaagaatatatttaaactttgtccctggtttctggcacagagcttcaaaaaacaaatttagtgAGTGACAGGAGTGTCTTTGTTATAATAACAAAGTGACTTTTGGCTTCAGATTGTGGTCTGGTCACCAGTAGGACCAACCATGTGACTAGATTTGGAACTTTAGGCCAGCTGGAACTCTCAAAGAGGGGAGGTCTGAATTTTGGGTTCAGTCACATGGCCAGTGATTTAATGGATCATGTCTACATAAGGAAACCCCAATGAAAACTCAGGGATCAGTGGGGCTTCCTGACTGGTAAATGCACTGATATCCAGGGAGGTTGATATGGCCTAAATCCATGGGAAGAGGGCATAGAAGCTGTGTGTCTAAGAACCTTCCACACCTTGTCCTGTgtgtattctttataataaaactataatccTAGGTATAGAACTTTtagtgagttctgtgagttg
This region of Acinonyx jubatus isolate Ajub_Pintada_27869175 chromosome X, VMU_Ajub_asm_v1.0, whole genome shotgun sequence genomic DNA includes:
- the GPRASP2 gene encoding G-protein coupled receptor-associated sorting protein 2, which gives rise to MTGAEIEPAARAKPEKKAGEEVGGGAERENEVPMVVRPKVRTQAQVMPGARPKTESKSMPGARPKTESQAMAGARPKTESQAMAGSRPKTESQGMAGTRAKIESQSVVGARPKAEARTVGGARPKTEAKAIPGAKPKDEAQAWPQTEFGAEAMSQTEGLAQTSAVAWPLVSTESGPVAKPMALSVDRELVGVDTETFPGSQVQTGIQPWFGSGEEVNMGSWCYPRHRAREEASNESGFWSADETSTMSSFWAGEEASIRSWPREEANTRSRHRAKHQPNPRSRPRSKQDPYVDSWSGSEEESGNPFCLWAGENTNNLFKPRVRDEETMRSKLRTKREDFFESESEDEYSKESWFLPGEEANGRFRTRDQEEPNTVLKPKGQKDVNNSGRVKQEPRFEEEVIIGSWFWAEKEASMEAGALAICESTPRSEEGAIGGSLLWTEEKSNLGAVAREEARPESEEEAIFGSWFWDRDEACFDLNPSPVYKASSRFRDSAEEELKASSRPQTWEEVTVEFKPGPCHGVGFPSPSSFRIPEEAASVFSDMFEGKPKNLEFSPEGEGQESFLQSDQPEPEFPFHYDPSYRSVREIREHLKARESVAPESWSCSCIQCELKIGTGEFEELLLLMDKIRDPFIHEISKIAMGMRSASQFTRDFIRDSGVVSLIETLLNYPSSRVRTSFLENMIHMAPPYPNLNMIETFICQVCEETLAHSVSSPEQLLGLRMLRHLTTTTDYHTLVANYMSGFFSLLTTGNARTKFHVLKMLLNLSENPVVAKKLFSAKALSIFVGLFNIEETNDNIQIVIKMFQNISNIIKNGTMSLIDDDFNLEPLISAFHEFEKLAKELQVQIDNQNDPEMGRQS